GTAATCGGGGTTCTGCTTAGCGTTATTGTTgatggaagaggaaggaggagagtgcACCAAGGTCTGcatggcagaggagggaggataaAGGCCAGGTACAATTTTAATAGGCAAGGACTAAGAAAAAGCTTTCATCATCTGCTGGGGtgtagacagacacacacacgttcACGACCATGCTCTCATCATCTGCTGGGGTGTAGACAGACACACACGTTCACGACCATGCTCTCATCATCTGCTGGGGTGTAGACAGACACACATGTTCACGACCATGCTCTCATCATCTGCTGGGGTGTAGACAGACACACACGTTCACGACTAAGCTCTCATTATCTGCTGGGGTGTAGACAGACACACACGTTCATGACCATGCTCTCATCATCTGCTGGGGTGTAGACAGACACACACGTTCACGACCATGCTCTCATCATCTGCTGGGGTGTAGACAGACACACACGTTCACGACCATGCTCTCATCATCTGCTGGGGTgtagacagacacacacattcacGACTAAGCTCTCATTATCTGCTGGGGTGTAGACAGACACACACGTTCATGACCATGCTCTCATCATCTGCTGGGGTGTAGACAGACACACACGTTCACGACCATGCTCTCATCATCTGCTGGGGTGTAGACAGACACACACGTTCACGGCTAAGCTCTCATCATCTGCTGGGGtgtagacagacacacacacgttcACGACCATGCTCTCATCATCTGCTGGGGTGTAGACAGACGAGCACACGTTCACGACCATGCTCTCATCATCTGCTGGGGTgtagacagacacacacattcatgACTAAGCTCTCATCATCTGCTGGGGTGTAGACAGACACACACGTTCACGACCAAGCTCTCATCATCTGCTGGGGTGTAGACAGACACACACGTTCACGACCATGCTCTCATCATCTGCTGGGGTGTAGACAGACACACATGTTCACGACCATGCTCTCATCATCTGCTGGGGTGTAGACAGACACACATGTTCATGACTAAGCTCTCATCATCTGCTGGGGTGTAGACAGACACACACGTTCACGACCATGCTCTCATCATCTGCTGGGGTGTAGACACACACACGTTCACGACCATGCTCTCATCATCTGCTGGGGtgtagacagacacacacacgttcATGACTATGCTCTCATCATCTGCTGGGGTGTAGACAGACACACACGTTCACGACCATGCTCTCATCATCTGCTGGGGTGTAGACAGACACACATGTTCACGACCATGCTCTCATCATCTGCTGGGGTGTAGACAGACACACATGTTCATGACTAAGCTCTCATCATCTGCTGGGGTGTAGACAGACACACACGTTCACGACCATGCTCTCATCATCTGCTGGGGTGTAGACACACACACGTTCACGACCATGCTCTCATCATCTGCTGGGGtgtagacagacacacacacgttcATGACTATGCTCTCATCATCTGCTGGGGtgtagacagacacacacacgttcACGACCATGCTCTCATCATCTGCTGGGGtgtagacagacacacacacgttcACAGCCGTACGCAGAAGCTGtgcatgtgcttgttggccaggctgtgtcTGTGATGTGCCGCCCTACCCCAGTACCAGGCGTGTGCAGGTAGCCATCTCTGAGCTCTCCCCGTGGGGGTGGGATGTGTTCCCTTCCTGCAGGTCTCCTGGCCTCACCTTCCTCTGGTAGCCAGTCACCTCCTCCCGGGAGAAGATACTGGAGCGCTGCCGCAGCAGGTCCTCCAGACGCAGCTGGCACGTCTCCCGGTAGGACTTGCAGACGCTCTGCACCAGGTGCTCTGGGGCCGGAGAAGGAAGGCACGGCTTGATCTCGGCCAGCTCCTACCCCTACCCACAAAAGGGCACTTCTTGGCCTGGCAGATCCtgctccacctcctccctccGCCCCTCGTCCAGGACCCCTCATTCGCTCGTGCTCATGTTTGTTTGATATAGGGTGCTGGTGAAAGCCCCGCTCTCATCTCTAccaccctctctgcctcccagctgctCACCTATCTCTGTCAGGGAGGCATAGGGTGCCTCCGGTGTGCTGCGGAAACTGGGGCTGCCGTAGCTGTCTGGCCCCTGTCCCAGTTCCCCATGCCCAGGATGCCTGTGTTCCTCAAAATGAAGTCCACACAGGTCAGGGGTCAGCTGGCTGCTTGTGCTGTAGAAGCTCTCTCTGCCCTCAGCCTTGCCCCGCTCAGGGCTGTATTCAAGATGATATGAGGCCCCATTGAGCCCTGCCTTGGCCAAGTCGTTGGAACATGAGGGCCCAGAGCCTGAGGCTCTCAGGAGGCCAGGGGGACAGGCAGAGGCCTCAGGCAGGTCAGGCGAGGAGCCCAGGGGCAGCTGCCCGTCTGGGAGCCCCAAGGTGTAGGTGAGGGTGTCTGCTCCTTGGGCCCCTGCTGGAGGGGCCTTGACAGctggctgctgttgctgctgctgcagctgttTCTGCACCTCCGCATGCAGGCTGTCCCTCTGCTTCTTGGACATGCGGCCGAACTTGACAGCTGAAAGAGGTCCAGGGACCAGGGGtttatgaggcaggagaacatgGCACAGGGCAGGGTCAGCAGCCATTTGGTATGAAAGGATTAGCTTGCTGCTCTCTGAATGGCTGACTCCAAGCACCGCCTCTCCAGCCTTTAGGGAACTTACGCTCCAGACCCCGTCCCCCTTTACTCTTGTTTGCTTCTGGGGTCTGTCCAGCCTGCCGTTTCAATCTTCTAAGCGAAATCTTCTAAGTTCTAAACCAGCTTTGAATCATGGCAGAATTCAAGCAATGAGTCTAGGCTGGGGATTCTGGCCTCCCGATATTGGGGCTGGGGGTGGTCGAGCAGAGGGCCTCAGGCTGTATTGGGGTCACCTCACCTTTCTGGGAGGGTCGGAGGAAGAGGAGAGCGGAGAACGCAGGTCTCCCTGTGGTCAGGCCTGCAGGCTCCCTGGTGACCTAGATACTCACCACAGCCCAACCTGGGCTCCGCGGCTTGTTTCTGAACATCCTCTtctgctctctctttcctgccttttCCCTCCCCCCACCGCCCCTCCCAGGTGTGGGGGCACAGCCCCTCGCCCCGCCTGCCCCTTTGCACCCCTGCATGCTTCCTTTTGCTTTGTTATTTTGGGCACTGAAAAGTGCTGACGGGCTCCTTCTGGCTCCTCATCACCTCAAGGAGCTCCGCCCTGGGCTCCTTCtgtggtggggggggtgggggggctggtGAGGGGGTGGAGGGTGAGGAGGTGGATAAGGCACCAGGAACATGAGCCCTCCCCCACTCTGACCACCCTCTGGTTGTTCTCAGGCCAATTCTGTTTCCATTCCTGGCCACAGTCCCGTGTCCAAGAATGGGAACGGGGGACTAGGAAGGGAGCTAGAACTACAAGGGGATAGCAGGGGAAGGTGCCAGGGCTGCATGGGagctgggccagaggggagcggAGTGAGGGGATAGCAGGGGAAGGTGCCAGGGCTGCATGGGAGCTGGGCCGGAGGGGAGCGGAGTGAGGGGATAGCAGGGGAAGGTGCCAGGGCTGCATGGGagctgggccagaggggagcggAGTGAGGGGATAGCAGGGGAAGGTGCCAGGGCTGCATGGGAGCTGGGCCGGAGGGGAGCGGAGTGAGGGGATAGCAGGGGAAGGTGCCAGGGCTGCATGGGagctgggccagaggggagcggAGTGAGGGGATAGCAGGGGAAGGTGCCAGGGCTGCATGGGagctgggccagaggggagcggAGTGAGGGGATAGCAGGGGAAGGTGCCAGGGCTGCATGGGAGCTGGGCCGGAGGGGAGCGGAGTGAGGAGAATCCATCCCAAGTCAGAAGAGATGAAGAGGTATGGGACCTTGGAAAGAGGAGGTCTGTTCTAGCAAAGCTGAAAGCTGGGGACTCCAAAGGACTTTGATGGGGGTGACCCACCCATCCCTGCAGGGGAGGAGACAAGGGGCGGTAAGGAGGAGGAATGGAGAGCAGGCCAGAGGACGGGCCGTCTTGCAGGTTAAGCCTTGTCTAGCTCAGCAGGCTGGACTGCCCCTCTGGAGACACCAGGAAAACCCCAGGGGGCTGTCCACTTGGCCTTACCATCTCGGGACATGCCCAGTGCCAGGCATTTCTGCAGGCGGCAGTGCTGGCATCGGTTTCGGCTGGCGCGGTCGATGGGGCAGTTCTGCTGGCGGGTGCAGGAGTAGGCTGCGTTACAGCGCTGGCTCCGGCGGAAGAAGCCCTGGGGACAGCAGGTAGAGAGCAAGACTGCTTATCCTGGCCAGGCCCAGCCCACTCCCAAAGGCCTCCAGCCCACAAGCTCTTTTCTACATTCCGTGACCTGTCAGTTTTCTCGCTCCTCCATCTATCTGTGTAATTGCAGTTTGTCCTGTTGTCACTTCTCCAGCTTAAGACAGGGCCCTCCCCATGTTGAGGGCCCTCCAAGGCTGCGCTACTCAGGGATTTCCCTGGCTGCCCAGGAGATCATCCCTGGAGTCAGAACAAAGGCCATTAAGCCCCTTGTTTATCCCTAAGGagacactgtgtgtgtgcgtgtgtgtagcacacacacacatacacatgcctgCCACTCACCTTGCAGCCCTCACAGGTGATAACCCCGTAGTGGATCCCAGATGACTTGTCCCCACAGATTTTGCAAGGGATCACTTCAATTTGTgctggaagagagaaggagaagtaGGTCGACCCAGGAGCCTTTCCTGCATTCAACCACTGCGTACCTGGGCTGCAGCTACAGGTACCTGGTGCTTCCCCAACTTCTCCAACCAGCTCCAGCTTGCTATTTCCCTCTTGCAAAATGGAAGGGGAAGTGAAATGCCAAATGCTTCTCAGCAAAGGGTGTAAGGAAGCTGTGTTTGTTTCACAGAGGAGGGGAGTGTCAAGGGGCAGCCAGGAGTTGTGTCAGTGCTATGGAGGCAGAGAAAGCAGCTGCAGAGAGGCCACCTGCTCAGCCCTTGAAGTTGAAAAGCTCCAGTTGCCTCCCTCCCACCTTGGGACACAGGACTCCTCACTGCCTCACAACACCTGCTTCCCGCCCAAGGGGCTTCCTCTGTGCCTCCCTCCCCCACTGGGGCTCAGCTCCCATGGACAGAGGGTAGGGTATGGCAGGAAGACAACGTACAATGGGGGGACTAGGCAGAGATGCCAGCCCTTCCTAGCCAGGCAGTGAAGGTTCAGGGAGGGGCGATACAGAGATGggtgtggggcagggaggagccCAGGAGACCAGGGCTTAACACCCCAGCTCTGCTGGAGGCCTGAGATCCCAGGGAAAGAATTAACCAGAACTCTAAGGCTCTTAGGCCCGAGAGCAGAGAGAGGGTGGCTTTGTGTACATCCGTGTGTCTGAGTGTGCATGCTGTTCGTACAAGGACACCTGTGTCCATTTGTGTGAATATCAATCATCAATGTGAAAACTGGCTGAGACCGGAGACCATCTCATTTAACCTCCTCATTTACTGACGAAAGACTAGGCCAGATGAGGCAAGGCGGTTGGCCCAGGGTCACAAGCTAGTTTGCCTGAGAGCTGGGTCTATTTCCCAGTTCCCCTGAGCTTTCCATTACGCTGTTCTGTGTCCCTGTCTTTTGGGGTACACATATCAGTGGGCATGTTTGAAGGTGTGCTTGTGCGTGTGCATATGCATGAAAAGTATGTGTCATTTGTGAGCCTCTGAGGAAAGATATCTGGTTGCTCCTGCGTACACACGTGCATATTTGTATGTTAGCGTTTGCTCATGGGGTGCTAGGACCCCAGGTTTTCTCTCCCTCTGAACTCACTTAACCTGTACCTGCTCCCCAACCTCTGTGGTCTGCTGCTGCCCCTAGGTTCATCTCCACTTTGCCCCCTCCCTGTTAATGCCCACAGCTCTCTGCTGAGCTTGGAGGGACCATGGGAGGCCTCCTCCCAGCTCATCCTTGAAAGGTAGCTGGGCAAAGCTTGGGATCCCTGGTAACTTTAGGTGTTTTTAGCACTTCCCAGAGCATGTATGTCTCTTTTCCACCATCACTGACCTGCTGCTTCCCCTCTGAGTGGGGAGCTCTGGGGGCAGAGCAGGCCAGAAAAGTGAAGAGAAGGGCCAAAGCCCCTTTTCATCTATGACATGTCTCCCACTGAAGGGGCAAAAGGAAGGGCAGCCTCTCTGGAGAGCGAATGCTCATTGCTGTGAACTCCCCTCCAGTCCCTGGCCTGTCCGCTGGTCACATGTAGGGCCTGTTGATGTGAAGTGGGTAGGGAGACCATGGCTTGCCCACCAttcctcaaaatattatttccatcATTCTTAAACCATCATCCTTCAAGCCAGTCTTAGGGTGAGTCAGAGGCAATAGCTGCCTCCTCATGGTGACGGAGCACATGGGTATCTGAAATCCCTTCGTTGGCACTCgattcctccccccacccccagacacaCCTGCCTCCCTGGCAGCAAGCTTCCAGTGCTCACACAGTAAACTGTGGTCCCCCCAGGACCAGGTAAGTGAGTTTTCCAGATTCTTTCCAGtgaattaacagcagatttcaaagcatggaggggaagaaagaataaGAGGGCACTGGGTGCCTGGAACAGGGACAGAAAATGTGGGGGCACTCACACTTCTAGTCACTTAGATTCTCCCTCTAGACCTGCATTTTCTTGTCAGTAAGATCAGGATAAAGGTATTATTGCCTGTCCATGGGGTGGTTGTAGGCAGCAGCGAGTAATGACATGATATCACCCATGGAAAGCACTGTGTATTCAAGTCACTCCCGAGGAGAGGTCAGGCCAAGAAGACCAGTGGGCATGGCAAGGCTGGGAGGAGCACTCGGGCCCTGTGGACTCTGTTCTTCCCCGACACCTCCCTCTCCAATGCTGCGGCATCTCTCTTCAGTGGCCTAAGACCAGAGACGGGAGAAACCAACGTAGGCCACCCAAAAAAGTAAGCGGGAGGGAGATTAGGCCAAGCCACAGTGGGAACTCGGGCTCTGGCCCAGCAGTCAACCACAGGCCTCCCTGCCTCTTCCCTTCTCCAAGAGCCACATccgcgtgcgtgcgtgtgtgctgACCACATGGGTGACCCCAGACACATCTCCCTGCCCACGCCTGACCCACTGTTGCTCCTGGCCCTAGGAACCTCACAACAGTGTCACCAAGACCCTGACCTTCTCACAGGAAGATGCGGCCAGTCAAGGACCCCCCTTTGCAAATACCCATGTTTAGAGGACACCAAAGTCTTGGACTCCAGCCACTTGCTCAGCCCATCCTCCATCCTCCCAGGGGGTACACAGTGAGACAGGCACACAGGGCCAGAGGCTCCGAGCTAGAATGTCAGACCCCCCAGCCTCACTGAGCTGGAGACACCAAGAGGTTTGGGACAGGGAAAAACAGAGACGTGGACCTAGGGATGGAGACACGGCTGGGGAAACACGGAAACACGAAGAATCCACAGTTGGATCCTGGCCTCTGCCCAACCCATTCCCCCTCAGCACTTCAGGCTCTCTAGTCATGCTCCCCGCCCTTCCCCTGCCACCTGTACCCCCTTCAGTTCCATCTACCCAAACCTCAGAAAGAAAACACcagtgctggccgggcgcggtggctcaagcctgtaatcccagcactttgggaggccgaggcaggtggatcacgaggtcaagagatcgagaccatcctggtcaacatggtgaaacccccgtctctactaaaaatacagaaaattagctgggcatggtggcgcgtgcctgtaatcccagctacttgggaggctgaggcaggagaattgcctgaacccaggaggcggaggatgcggtgagccgagatcgcaccattgcactccagcctgggtaacaagagtgaaactccgtctcgaaaaacaaaaaaaaataaaagaaaacaccagtgctgtgtatatgagtgtgtgtgcgttACTTGTGGAGAAGGGGTGGGGGAGAACGGGAAGGGGACTGGTAGACTTGGTTGGGGGGTGGCAATAGGAGGTGAAAACAACTCTAATGATAACTCACCTTCAAAAGCTACCCCTGGAGACACGTCCCTGAAGCAGCAGGTGGTGGGAACCCAGATTGGGGAGAAGGAGCTGAGTAATCACAGGATTACTCAAACTGTTGCCCAGGAGCCAGGCCTGCCAGGAACTTACCATCTAAGGGCCTGCCAGTGCCAGGAACTAGAGCCAAGCAAAGGTCAGGAAGCTCAAACCAGCCCCTGCACTGTGGCTCCCGTGCGGCCCTAACTCTACCCTCGCCTGCCGTCCTGGACAGATCTTTGAATCTCACCTGCAGCCCCCTCACTGTAGCTCTCTCCCGAGACTCACCACAAGAAAACTCTCCAATTCCACATGCTTCCAAAAGGAGAGACAGACGCCCACATGCACATGCCAGCGCCTTAAATCATCGAATGACTGAATGACAATGGCCTTTTGCTTCTCAAACGAGATCACCCGGGGATCGGAGGGGGGACTCACATCCCGCACTTGGTCAGCTCTTCGTGCCTAAGCTTGCTGGTCTTCAGCCTATACTTTGAGAAGCAAGAACTTAGTCCCTGTTCCTGCcctttggccaggctgctccttCCAGGGAGTGGGGGTAGGGTTGGCGATCTTTTCCCAAGCTCATTCTTGTATGTTTTCTGCCATCCAGTGTGACCTCTAAAACTGCATTCTGAGACAAtactagaaaaagaaactgagtctCCTCTGGACTGCTTCAGAGACTGAAGCACCCCCAGGAACATCCTAGGAGCTCCTTCTAGGAGGGGAAATACGGTAGGAGCAAAGTCCTCCATCCTCCTCTAATCGTGCCTCTCACAGCTGTGAGATTCAGTGATAGTGCTCTTTCAGTACTTCCAGAGCCTGGCCCTGTGCCAGCTTAGGAAGCCAACCCTGAGCCCTGTCCAGGTGCCCTATGCCACAGAGAGGAAGTGGTAGGAGCAGGGGAGGGGTTGCCACCCAGGGGGATCTCTCCCCTCAAACCCCAGAACCACCCCCCACCGTCATGGCAGAGAATGGGTTCAGACCAAGGAACCCCGGGGTCGTCATCTCTTCGCAGTGCCTTGTCAGTCTAGAGCGGGGCATTTTCCTTgcctctctttcttgctcccttTTCTCCGCTGGATATTGACTAGGGAGGAAGGATAATGATAGACACAAGCCTTGGCTGAAttcttactctgtgccaggcttgACATGCATTTTCCTTTAATGATCACAACAGTCCTGTGAAGTAGGCCCTGCTATTATGAGCCTCGTTTTACAGACGAGAAAACATcccagagagaagcagcagctTGACTAACGTCACAGAGTCAGAAGTGGCAGGTCTGGCGTTTGAACCCAGATCTCTGTAACTCCGGAGTCAGTGACTTCAACCCTTAAGCTGTATACTCTATGAGGATGAGGTGGCCAAATGCACACGGGAGAACTGGTTAGCGGACATCATTATTGGCTGCAGGGGGAAGAGTGTGAGGAGGGTGCTGGTCTAGGAACGGAATTCACAGACGTAACCCACAGAGCTGAAGCCAGGACTCCTGTGTATATAAAGATCCCAAGAGATATTTTTTCCTCTGTCCCAATGCTTCCTCTGTGGTCCCAGCCTCCTCCTGCCCTTACCCCTTTCTCTAAAGGCCAAGTGGGACGGCATATATCCCAACAGGGTTCCTGGGGACTCCTCGGGAACACCACAGCCCCTTTAGGGTATAGACGGGGTGCGCATACATCTTCTATGCCTTTgtttgcagaatgaatgaatgagtgagaaaGAGGAATGCATCTccttccccatctctactaaaaatacaaaaaattagctgggcatggtagcataacAATTAGCTTGGGCCCCTCCTCTCACCACAGCCAGAACTCTCGTCTCAATCCCCACTGAGACCACAGCTCCAGTTAGGGGTCCCTCGCACACCCCAACCTGTCACCAGCCTCCCCCCTTTCTCAGCCATCAGTTCCCCCAGCTTCTGCAAAGCTGGAAACCAAGgtggtgggtgccaccacacggGAGCTGGAGGGGGAGGGCTGGGTGAGGGCCGGGGAGACGCGGTTCTACCTGGCGAACGCTACCCCCAGCCCGGACCAGGGCCCTCCCCGAAGCTCCTGGTGAGAATTTAGTGCTGAAACACCCAAATCCTGGGCTGAGAAAATAGTGAAGCTAAAACTCAGGTGGGCGAGGGAGAGTCTGGGGTTTTGAAAAGCCATGAATGACAGCCAGCCAGCCACCCGAAACCCCCTCCTGGTGCCTCCGCCACCCCCGCAGTCTGGGACTGGAGAAAGGCAGTGAAAACAACCAGCGAATGGGGGAGGGGATGAATCACCAGGAGGAAGCTCTGAGGAGTGGGAGCCCAGACGTCACCGCCGGTGCCTTCCCTACCTCCAGGGCCGTCTGTCCCCCTTCCCAGAGTACCTTTGCTGCTCCGGGAGGGTAGTGGACCCAGAAAGACCTCGGCTCTGGCCCTGAGGCCCTGCCTTGTTACTGTCCCTCCCCCAAAATAGACATCTCCATCCTTTCCCAGCCTCAGAGCCTCAGGCAAGGGGCTGCACTGCAGCAGCAGGCGTGGAGGTGAGACCTCAGAAAGGACTAGCCATATGGGAACAGGGGCCTGGGGGAGCCCCTAGCCCTTAGAAAGTCGGGTTCCCTGTTAGAATCAGCAGCACAGAGGCTGGGGAGCAGGAGGCGC
The DNA window shown above is from Callithrix jacchus isolate 240 chromosome 18, calJac240_pri, whole genome shotgun sequence and carries:
- the RORC gene encoding nuclear receptor ROR-gamma isoform X2, yielding MDRAPQRQHRGSRELLAVKKTHTSQIEVIPCKICGDKSSGIHYGVITCEGCKGFFRRSQRCNAAYSCTRQQNCPIDRASRNRCQHCRLQKCLALGMSRDAVKFGRMSKKQRDSLHAEVQKQLQQQQQQPAVKAPPAGAQGADTLTYTLGLPDGQLPLGSSPDLPEASACPPGLLRASGSGPSCSNDLAKAGLNGASYHLEYSPERGKAEGRESFYSTSSQLTPDLCGLHFEEHRHPGHGELGQGPDSYGSPSFRSTPEAPYASLTEIEHLVQSVCKSYRETCQLRLEDLLRQRSSIFSREEVTGYQRKSMWEMWERCAHHLTEAIQYVVEFAKRLSGFMELCQNDQIVLLKAGAMEVVLVRMCRAYNADNRTVFFEGKYGGVELFRALGCSELISSIFDFSHSLSALRFSEDEIALYTALVLINANRPGLQEKRKVEQLQYNLELAFHHHLCKTHRQSILAKLPPKGKLRSLCSQHVERLQIFQHLHPIVVQAAFPPLYKELFSTETESPVGLSK
- the RORC gene encoding nuclear receptor ROR-gamma isoform X1, which gives rise to MECHPGLECNDVISAHCNLHPLGSSNSPASASQVARITAQIEVIPCKICGDKSSGIHYGVITCEGCKGFFRRSQRCNAAYSCTRQQNCPIDRASRNRCQHCRLQKCLALGMSRDAVKFGRMSKKQRDSLHAEVQKQLQQQQQQPAVKAPPAGAQGADTLTYTLGLPDGQLPLGSSPDLPEASACPPGLLRASGSGPSCSNDLAKAGLNGASYHLEYSPERGKAEGRESFYSTSSQLTPDLCGLHFEEHRHPGHGELGQGPDSYGSPSFRSTPEAPYASLTEIEHLVQSVCKSYRETCQLRLEDLLRQRSSIFSREEVTGYQRKSMWEMWERCAHHLTEAIQYVVEFAKRLSGFMELCQNDQIVLLKAGAMEVVLVRMCRAYNADNRTVFFEGKYGGVELFRALGCSELISSIFDFSHSLSALRFSEDEIALYTALVLINANRPGLQEKRKVEQLQYNLELAFHHHLCKTHRQSILAKLPPKGKLRSLCSQHVERLQIFQHLHPIVVQAAFPPLYKELFSTETESPVGLSK
- the RORC gene encoding nuclear receptor ROR-gamma isoform X7, with the translated sequence MSRDAVKFGRMSKKQRDSLHAEVQKQLQQQQQQPAVKAPPAGAQGADTLTYTLGLPDGQLPLGSSPDLPEASACPPGLLRASGSGPSCSNDLAKAGLNGASYHLEYSPERGKAEGRESFYSTSSQLTPDLCGLHFEEHRHPGHGELGQGPDSYGSPSFRSTPEAPYASLTEIEHLVQSVCKSYRETCQLRLEDLLRQRSSIFSREEVTGYQRKSMWEMWERCAHHLTEAIQYVVEFAKRLSGFMELCQNDQIVLLKAGAMEVVLVRMCRAYNADNRTVFFEGKYGGVELFRALGCSELISSIFDFSHSLSALRFSEDEIALYTALVLINANRPGLQEKRKVEQLQYNLELAFHHHLCKTHRQSILAKLPPKGKLRSLCSQHVERLQIFQHLHPIVVQAAFPPLYKELFSTETESPVGLSK
- the RORC gene encoding nuclear receptor ROR-gamma isoform X4 gives rise to the protein MECHPGLECNDVISAHCNLHPLGSSNSPASASQVARITAQIEVIPCKICGDKSSGIHYGVITCEGCKGFFRRSQRCNAAYSCTRQQNCPIDRASRNRCQHCRLQKCLALGMSRDAVKFGRMSKKQRDSLHAEVQKQLQQQQQQPAVKAPPAGAQGADTLTYTLGLPDGQLPLGSSPDLPEASACPPGLLRASGSGPSCSNDLAKAGLNGASYHLEYSPERGKAEGRESFYSTSSQLTPDLCGLHFEEHRHPGHGELGQGPDSYGSPSFRSTPEAPYASLTEIEHLVQSVCKSYRETCQLRLEDLLRQRSSIFSREEVTGYQRKSMWEMWERCAHHLTEAIQYVVEFAKRLSGFMELCQNDQIVLLKAGAMEVVLVRMCRAYNADNRTVFFEGKYGGVELFRALDRPGLQEKRKVEQLQYNLELAFHHHLCKTHRQSILAKLPPKGKLRSLCSQHVERLQIFQHLHPIVVQAAFPPLYKELFSTETESPVGLSK
- the RORC gene encoding nuclear receptor ROR-gamma isoform X6; the encoded protein is MRTQIEVIPCKICGDKSSGIHYGVITCEGCKGFFRRSQRCNAAYSCTRQQNCPIDRASRNRCQHCRLQKCLALGMSRDAVKFGRMSKKQRDSLHAEVQKQLQQQQQQPAVKAPPAGAQGADTLTYTLGLPDGQLPLGSSPDLPEASACPPGLLRASGSGPSCSNDLAKAGLNGASYHLEYSPERGKAEGRESFYSTSSQLTPDLCGLHFEEHRHPGHGELGQGPDSYGSPSFRSTPEAPYASLTEIEHLVQSVCKSYRETCQLRLEDLLRQRSSIFSREEVTGYQRKSMWEMWERCAHHLTEAIQYVVEFAKRLSGFMELCQNDQIVLLKAGAMEVVLVRMCRAYNADNRTVFFEGKYGGVELFRALDRPGLQEKRKVEQLQYNLELAFHHHLCKTHRQSILAKLPPKGKLRSLCSQHVERLQIFQHLHPIVVQAAFPPLYKELFSTETESPVGLSK
- the RORC gene encoding nuclear receptor ROR-gamma isoform X5; protein product: MDRAPQRQHRGSRELLAVKKTHTSQIEVIPCKICGDKSSGIHYGVITCEGCKGFFRRSQRCNAAYSCTRQQNCPIDRASRNRCQHCRLQKCLALGMSRDAVKFGRMSKKQRDSLHAEVQKQLQQQQQQPAVKAPPAGAQGADTLTYTLGLPDGQLPLGSSPDLPEASACPPGLLRASGSGPSCSNDLAKAGLNGASYHLEYSPERGKAEGRESFYSTSSQLTPDLCGLHFEEHRHPGHGELGQGPDSYGSPSFRSTPEAPYASLTEIEHLVQSVCKSYRETCQLRLEDLLRQRSSIFSREEVTGYQRKSMWEMWERCAHHLTEAIQYVVEFAKRLSGFMELCQNDQIVLLKAGAMEVVLVRMCRAYNADNRTVFFEGKYGGVELFRALDRPGLQEKRKVEQLQYNLELAFHHHLCKTHRQSILAKLPPKGKLRSLCSQHVERLQIFQHLHPIVVQAAFPPLYKELFSTETESPVGLSK
- the RORC gene encoding nuclear receptor ROR-gamma isoform X3, with protein sequence MRTQIEVIPCKICGDKSSGIHYGVITCEGCKGFFRRSQRCNAAYSCTRQQNCPIDRASRNRCQHCRLQKCLALGMSRDAVKFGRMSKKQRDSLHAEVQKQLQQQQQQPAVKAPPAGAQGADTLTYTLGLPDGQLPLGSSPDLPEASACPPGLLRASGSGPSCSNDLAKAGLNGASYHLEYSPERGKAEGRESFYSTSSQLTPDLCGLHFEEHRHPGHGELGQGPDSYGSPSFRSTPEAPYASLTEIEHLVQSVCKSYRETCQLRLEDLLRQRSSIFSREEVTGYQRKSMWEMWERCAHHLTEAIQYVVEFAKRLSGFMELCQNDQIVLLKAGAMEVVLVRMCRAYNADNRTVFFEGKYGGVELFRALGCSELISSIFDFSHSLSALRFSEDEIALYTALVLINANRPGLQEKRKVEQLQYNLELAFHHHLCKTHRQSILAKLPPKGKLRSLCSQHVERLQIFQHLHPIVVQAAFPPLYKELFSTETESPVGLSK